The Synechocystis sp. PCC 6714 genome includes the window TTTCCTGTTCTTGGGGATCATTTGTTTCTAGGGGGTAGGGGGCTAAACCCCGAATGGCGGCGGTGGTGACGCAAAACATGGACTTCTGAAAACTCTCACAAATTTGCACCAACAAATCCCCTTCCTGTCTTAGGGATGCTTGATAAACCCGGTGGAGATAGTCCGGTAAAAAGTGGCGCATATCCTGCATTAACAGAGTGGGGGGAATACCCGCCCCACCAACGGGTAAGGGATCGGCATAGAGAGCGCCATAGGTGAATAAACTTTGGTCCGGCGGAATTTGTCCTGCCTGGGCGTTGTAGGAAATAGTTCCAGGGAAAGGAGTACCCCGGAAAAATACCGCTTCCACGTAAGGCACAGCGGTTTCCATTAAAAAAGCCAGATTGGCACTGGGGGACAGAATGTCGTAGGTAATTCCGCTCAGCTCTAATTGGTAGGTAACGGGACGGGCGGCATCGGCCACTAGGCCATCCTGAATATGTTGTACCACCGCAGGGATAGTTTTGATTTCTCCCCGGTCATAACGGTCGGAAAGACTTAAGAAAATATCTGCCATAACCCGCCAAAATTGCCCCAAGGCAGAATAGTAGGCCATCATTCGCATTTGTTCGGGCAAAAATTCCGGAAAAATCCTGTTGAGCAGTTGTAGAAACGGATTCCCTTTAATCTTTGCTCTGATTAATTTACCCACATTGACTTTGAATTCCACACCATCCAAATATTCATCTAATTTTCCCCCCCCATGCCACATCATCGCCTTCATGCAATATTCCGCATATTCATAATTAATCCGATTGTGCCACCAATGTTTCAATAGGCGATCGCCAGTAACACTGCCGTTGAAATACTTAAAAAAGGGAAACAACTTGAGATACTGAGTGTTAGCAATGTATTGCAGATTGATGGAATAGGCATCGAGGATCACGCCATAACTTTTGAGAATGCCCACCACTTCTAAGGTATTTTCTGGGGAATCCGCCAACAGAGCCTGGCCCGCTTCTAGGTTTTGAATATATTCTCTGAGAGGATGACGGGATGGAGCGAGGGGAGCTTGGGTCATAACTTCAGGACTATGGTTTCAATGCAGAAGCTCAGGGTACGGACCATTATCCCAGTAATCCAGGCCAGAATGCCAATGGCGAAGAAATTTCTTCCGGGTTAATGGAACGTCCGACTAGGGAACACTATGACAAAATCCGCCATTAACTGAAGCTAACCGCCAAACAATAGGGTTTGGATCTCCTGTAGTCGAGGTTTAATCACATCTAACTGATCCTGGAGGGGTTGGAGGGCCCCCCGCAGTAGATTGGCCCGGACTTCCAGGGCCGCCATTTCTTTCTGCAAATCTTCCACTTCCCGGCGATCGTGCTCAAAATTAGCCTTTTTATCTTGATATTGCCGGTCCAGGTTGGCAATCATAGTCTCGATTTCCCCCAGTCCCTGCTTAGTTGATTGCAAATTCTGTTCCAACTGGGCCTTTTCTCCCTGGAGTTTATGTTTGCGCTCTTCCAATTGTTGGATGACCGGATCCAAATCAATGTTGGGGATGCTATCGTCAATTTCCACCAGGCCCTGACGGCGACGGAGGATTTTTAAATGTTGTAACAGCACTTCCTGACGTTCTTTAAGGTTGCGGCGCTGGCCAATCAAGGTTTCATCCAGCATACGTTTCCTTTCCTGT containing:
- a CDS encoding CO2 hydration protein gives rise to the protein MTQAPLAPSRHPLREYIQNLEAGQALLADSPENTLEVVGILKSYGVILDAYSINLQYIANTQYLKLFPFFKYFNGSVTGDRLLKHWWHNRINYEYAEYCMKAMMWHGGGKLDEYLDGVEFKVNVGKLIRAKIKGNPFLQLLNRIFPEFLPEQMRMMAYYSALGQFWRVMADIFLSLSDRYDRGEIKTIPAVVQHIQDGLVADAARPVTYQLELSGITYDILSPSANLAFLMETAVPYVEAVFFRGTPFPGTISYNAQAGQIPPDQSLFTYGALYADPLPVGGAGIPPTLLMQDMRHFLPDYLHRVYQASLRQEGDLLVQICESFQKSMFCVTTAAIRGLAPYPLETNDPQEQETNRAYLENWMNRFVTSRVEIINLP